The genomic window GACCAAAGGTAAGCAGCGTGCTGTATCGTGTGTAGAGCAAACTGACTTAGCAAGTACAGCGCTTGACTCAATCACCTTTGCGGTATCACAGGCCCATGACGTGAGTGAAGAAATATCTACAGCAGCACTTGAGCAACAACAAGTGGCTGAAGAAATTAGTGAACGATTAGAGTCTATTGTTGCTATTGCAGAACAAACAGCTGAAGGCGCAAGCCAAACTAATATCTCAAGCTCTGAAGTAGCAAAACTAGCCGAAGAGCTGCGTTTATCGGTAGACGAGTTTAAAGTTTAAAACGCTTTGTATATACTAAAAACCCCGTTAGCACCATGTGTTAACGGGGTTTTCTTTATAGCATTAGAAAGTAAAGGTAGTTACTTTTGGCAATGTGCACAAAAAACGGTACTACGCTGCCCCAGCCTTATTTCTTCCAGCTCATTATCACACGTTAAACAGGGCTTTCCTTTTCGCCCATATACCAATAGCTCTTGAGCAAAATAACCCGGCTTACCATCACTTTGTGCAAAGTCTTTAAGCGTGGTACCACCTTGAGTTATAGCGGCAGCAAGCGTGTCTTTTATTATAGGGATAAGTGCTTGATAGCGCTTAAGTGACACCTTCCCCGCTTCGCGCTTTGGATGAATCCCAGCTTTAAACAATGACTCGTTAGCGTAAATATTCCCAACCCCTACTACCACAGCGTTATCCATAATAAACTGTTTTACAGGTACTTTTTTATTGCGTGACTGCTCGTATACGCGCTTTGCGAAAAAGTTATCCGTTAAGGGCTCTGGGCCAAGCTTTGAGAGTAACTTATGCACCTCACCTGGCTCTTGCCATAAGCAACACCCAAAGCGGCGAGGATCGTTTAAGC from Pseudoalteromonas marina includes these protein-coding regions:
- the mutM gene encoding bifunctional DNA-formamidopyrimidine glycosylase/DNA-(apurinic or apyrimidinic site) lyase, whose product is MPELPEVEVSRMGITPHIKNQVVTKVNIYNASMRWPVPDDVYQLEGLTVTNIERRAKYLLLHCELGSTILHLGMSGNLRVVDKSEPLKKHDHVEFVFANDKALRLNDPRRFGCCLWQEPGEVHKLLSKLGPEPLTDNFFAKRVYEQSRNKKVPVKQFIMDNAVVVGVGNIYANESLFKAGIHPKREAGKVSLKRYQALIPIIKDTLAAAITQGGTTLKDFAQSDGKPGYFAQELLVYGRKGKPCLTCDNELEEIRLGQRSTVFCAHCQK